A region of the Apium graveolens cultivar Ventura chromosome 6, ASM990537v1, whole genome shotgun sequence genome:
ATGCATTATGTTAGGAAGTGGAATTATGCTTTCCCATTTTTAGGATTTGGTTGTTTAGCTTTTCTCTATATAAGAAGTAATGTACTGAGCATTTTAAGTCAAGAAAAATAAGAACATTTTGTTTTTCTCTCTGATAtattccttttcttttaatttaCACCAACATTTGTGGTATTAGAGCTTTACCAGGTTTCGGTCCCTAAAAAACATTAAAACACATTCCCAGTAAGAGAGAGAAAATCCTTCTTCCATTTAACCCCACCCGTGAGAACATAATGGCAGGAAACATTACGAACACATCTTCTCAGCCCTCAATTTCCATCTTTAGAGGTGAAAAATATCATTTGTGGAGTCTTAAAATGAAGACTATGTTTAAATCCCAAGAATTATGGATTTGGGTGGGCAAAGGTTATGATGAACCAAATCCAGCACCGGCCGTGCCCGATCAGCAACTGAGGGACAACCGCAAAAAGGATGCCAAGGCGTTGTTCTTCATTCAATCGGCATTAGATGGCGATATTTTTTCACGAATTTCATCTGCTAATAGTGCACATGGAGCATGGGAGATACTCAAACAGGAGTATTTGGGTGATGCGAGGGTAATTAAGGTACGATTGCAAACTTTTCGCAGTGATTTTGCTAAATTGGTCATGGGAGAGAAAGAGTATGTTCAAACTTATTTGTCTAGAGTGACTGAAATTGTCAGTCAGATGAGATCGTATGGTGAAGAGATTAGCAATGAAAATATTGTGAGTAAAGTACTAAGAAGCTTGAATGAAAACTGGAATAATATTGTTCCTGCAATTGAAGAGTCAAAGGATTTATCCACTTTtaaactttgatgaattgatggGTTCTCTACTGGCTCCTGAAAGTAGATGATAAAAATAATGTTAAGACAGAGGAGAAAGCTTTCCAAGTAAAAGGAGAGTATTCATTTAAGGGCAAGATGGATTCAGGAACTCGAGGAAAAAGCAGGGGTTATTTCCGTGGAGGTCGGGGTCGAGGTTGTGAAAATGGAAGGGGCGGAGGTCATTATAGTGGTGATGGCTGGAGAGGCAGAGGTCATTCAAATGATTACCATCAGCACAAGAGCCAGATTCAATGTTACCATTGCAAAAAGAATGGTCACAAAGAGGTTGATTGTTGGGCCAAACAGAGGGATGAACAACCACAAGCAATTTCTCTCAAAGGCTGAAGAGGAGGCCAGGTTGTTTATGGCCCATTCACAAATCTCACATAGCAGCAATGATGTGTGGTTTTAGATAGCGGATGCTCAATCATTGTCAGGAACAAAATCAATATTCAAGGAGCTTGATGAGTCGTAGAAAGGTGATGTTCATCTTGGTGACAACAAGCTAATGCAAGTGGCAGGGAAAGGTATTATCTCCATCAAAACTGTGCAAGGTGATGTAAAACTTCTTTATGATGTGCAATTTGTCCCTAATTTAGCTCATAACTTGTTAAGTATTGGTCGATTAATGAATGTTGGCTAATGAATTGTGTTTGATGATGCTATGTGTGCTGTGATTGATAAGAAGTCTGGTCATAATATAGCAAATGTTCACATGACTCAAAATAGATTGTTTCCGTTAATGTTTCAAATGATGTTTTGGGAAAATGCAATGATTGCTAATCTAAGAATGAGTCTGAGTTGTGGTATTTGCGGTATGAACATTTGAATGCTCGTAGTTTGAAACTTTTAAGTAAAAAACAAATGGTTGTTGGTTTACCAAAAATAGGCGAGCTTAAATTTTGTGAAGGTTGTGTGTATAAAAAACAAAGTAAAGCTTCTTTTCCTGGTGGGAAGTCTTGGAGAGCTTCAAAATGTCTTGAGCTTGTACATACAGATTTATGTGGCCCTATGAAAATTGAAATTGAGTCATTAGGTGGAAGTCGCTATTTTTTGTTAGTTACTGATGATTTTTCACGCATGAGTTGGGTTTATTTCTTAAAATTCAAGTCTGAAGCatttgaaaatttttaaaaaattcaagGCATTTGTAGAAAAACAAAGTGGTCGAGATATAATTGCTCTCCGAACTGACAGAGGAGGTGAGTTTATGTATGAAGAGTTAATGCCTTCTGTGATGAGCATGGAATTCGCAGAGAGCTTACGACGCCTTACACACCGGAACAGAATGGGGTTGGGCGGAGCGAAAAAATCGAACAGTGGTTGAAATGGCTAGAAGTATGCTAAAGGGAAAGGCGCTTTCGGACAATTTTTGGGGAGAAGCTATAGCAACTTCAGTGTATCTTCTTAATATATCTCCAACAAGGGATGTTTGGAACAAAACTCCATTTGAAAGCATGGAAGGTAGGAAACCAGGGGTAGTCACTTGAAAGTCTTTGGGTATGTAGCTTATGCTTTGGTTAATAATCGTTATAAATTAGATGAGAAGTCAGAAACATGCATTTTTATTGGTTATTGTTCCAAAGCATATCGCTTATATAACCCAGTAAGTGGCAAAGTGATAATTAGCAGGAATGTGGTGTTAATGAAGAAGCCTCGCTTAAAGTGGAATGTCGAAAAGAATGGAAGTGCTTATATATTCCAGTAGAAGGTGAAGCTGATGAACAGCTGATACAGAGTCACCTGTAAACTCAATCTCATCTTCACCGGTAAATCGCCACCATCAACGCCAGGTAGCAACACTAGCAGTGGTGATGATCGTGACATTCCAACTAGAAAAACTAGATCTTTGGCAGAAATTTATAGTTCTTGTAACTATGCTTTGCTAGTCACTGATCCTATTTTATTGAGGAAGCAAATGCACAACCTGAATGGAAGAAATGCAATGGAAGAAGAAATGTTAGCTATTGAAAGGAATGACACTTGGGAATTGATTGATGCTCCAGAGGACAAGAATGTTATAGGGCTGAAGTGGGTGTTTCCGAACAAAATATAATGCTGATGGAAGTATTCAAAAGCACAAAGCTCGTCTCGTGGCAAAGGGTTACTAACAACAGCAAGGTGTGGATTTCGACGAGACTTTCTCTCGTTGCTCGTTTCGAAACAGTGAGAATAATGTTAGCATTGGCTGCCCAACTCAAGTTACCACTGTATCAACTCGATGTGAAGTCCGCCTTTCTAAACGGTACATTGGAAGAAGATGTCTATATTTCTCAGCCACAAGGATTTATTGCAAATGGGTCAGAAAACAAAGTTTACAAATTAAAGAAGGTGCTTTACAGGCTAAAAACAAGCACCACGTGCGTGGTACAGTAGAATTGATCATTTCTTTCAAGCTAAAGGAGTCACGTGAAGTGAAAATGAGCCTACACTCTACTTTAAACGTGAAGGTAATGGTGATTTTTTATTGGTCTGCCTTTACGTAGATGATATAATTTACATGGGTTCTGAATCTTTAGTTTTTGACTTTAAGTCTAGTATGATGAAGACTTTTGAGATGACAGATTTGTTATTATTGTAATATTTTTTGGGTCTTGAAGTAAAGCAGGATTTAGATGGAATTTTTGTGTGTCAAAAGAAGTATGCTGCAGATTTGTTAAAGAAGTTCAACATGCTAAATTGTGAAGTTGCAGTTACTCCGATGAATATTAATGAGAAGATACAACATGAAGATGGAACGGGAGCAGCGAATCCAAGGTTATTCAGAAGTCTAGTGGGTGGTTTAAATTATTTAACTCACACCAGATCCGACATTGCTTATCATGTTAGTTTGGTGTCCAGATTTTTGAATAATCCTACTCGACAAACATCTTGGTGCAGCAAAAAGAATTCTTCGTTATGTGGCTGGTATATCAGATTTTGGTGTGTGGTATTCTAAAACCTCAAGTCTCAAATTGATTGGCTTCACTGATAGTGATTGGGTAGGAAGCCTGGATGATCGTAAAAGCACTTCTGGGAGTATTTTCTTTCTTGGTTCTGGTGCAATAACAAGGAGCTCAAAGAAACAAGAAACGGTTGCCTTGTCATCTTCCGAAGCAGAGTATGCAGCAGCAAGTTCAGCAGCTCGACAAGCATTGTGGCTTAGAAAATTACTTGCTGATGTCGGTTATCTTCAAACAGAAGCTTACTGATATTTTTTGTGACAATAGGTCTGCTATCGCAATGAGTAGGAATCCAGCTTTTCATGCAAGAATGAAGCACATAGATGTGCAACATCACTTTGTTCGACCAACTCTCACGTGAAAGAAAAATTGACCTGAATTCTGGGGTACAAATGAGCAGGTAGCGATATATTTACTAGGCACTTTTTCAAGCC
Encoded here:
- the LOC141664867 gene encoding uncharacterized protein LOC141664867, whose translation is MAGNITNTSSQPSISIFRGEKYHLWSLKMKTMFKSQELWIWVGKGYDEPNPAPAVPDQQLRDNRKKDAKALFFIQSALDGDIFSRISSANSAHGAWEILKQEYLGDARVIKVRLQTFRSDFAKLVMGEKEYVQTYLSRVTEIVSQMRSYGEEISNENIVSKVLRSLNENWNNIVPAIEESKDLSTFKL